One Styela clava chromosome 4, kaStyClav1.hap1.2, whole genome shotgun sequence genomic window, GAGCGAATTAGATAAGTATCTGACTccaaaaacagaatatatagTAGGTTACGTGTTCAATTTGAGATatctgttaattttatataacagtaaGGATCTGACCCATTTGCctgtaaagatttttatttccacagataatatatcacaataaattgacttacaataaaacacactcacaatcgtgaaaaccaagtcggtgatgaattagcattgttgcatcgaaattgaaatagaaaagccggttgctgtatcgaacgaatagaaaagccggttgctgtatcgaacgaatagaaaagccggttgctgtatcgaacgaattgaaatagaaaagccgggCAAACCACGATCAAAATGTCTATTTAAACGGTAACATCTTTTTCATCTCGCTCGCCAAAAACGGTACCTTTCTTTATTATCCAAAAATCTCGTTTCCCACGGAGCAATTTTTGCTCATATCTAGAATGTTCGGTACCCTTCTTACAATAATTACACTTGTTTATAGGTTACCTGACATgggaaatatccattttctcatacacgagaaagatctagactcaatatttcgaatgatctagaaagatctcttcaatatttcggTTGTTTATGGGTCACCCGACATgggaaaatatccattttctcatacacgagaaagactagaaagatctcttcaatatttcgattacgtcaattattatatagaatttgacttccattatccaaattattggttaatttgttacaaGATATAACATTCCATTAAAGACCCGAATCTGTTTGAATTTCCAAGACATCCACCGTATATAAATTTTTTGCAAGTTTGGTCCAATCCATTGAAGTAATAGCGAGGCATATACGCTTTGCATGGACCTGGGTCTTTTGGTGATTGACAAGCTGACAATAATTTGATCATGAATGGttgattaaattttaataattataatactTCATTAGATTGAGTAGTCTATTCATTTGTAGTTAATTCTTAATTTGTTTAcaaacaaatgtccgaaaataTTCAGCCAATGTAAATATGTGGCAAACACATTTCATTTAACATAAAATAccgatattttaattttcacaattttcttCACAATGAAAAATTGGCACAACAAGACAAATCGAAATCCGAGATAAACAGAAAAGATAATTACAACTAAATAGAATGTTAGCAACACTACTatatagtttattattattatttcaagatTCATAACTACATTAGAGACTACATTTTTTCAAGATtcataaacattaaaaaaacattacttCTACTTTCACACTTTCCCGCCGCCACATCTTGATCTTGATATATTGATGCTATACCTTCTGAAAACAGTGTGATAAAAACACAGAACGCAACcagaaaatttttacaaaacatATCTGCCGATTTTGTATACCAGTACATGTGTTGGCTGCCAAAATATGCGTGAGTGGTATTCAATGGGATTAATTTATACCAGCAAAGAGCGTGCAAAATAGAACGATTATTTGACTCCGTAGCGATTGGAACACGATGACACCGTTGTAAAGTAAATAAATCATAGAAGTCACTGAATATTCTTGAGTTCAGTTCGTTTTTAGCAAACACTGAGTAAAAAATTATTTCCGGACAAATCATAAATTACAATCAATAAATATTCTAATTTAAAACttctaaatttaaattaaatcaacGCGTATTTTACAGTGGATTATAGAAGTAGAACATAGTCACAAAAGTGCACAATTCCATCATATTTGAGGTCTTATCCGCTGGACTACTACTAATTTTAACAAATACTATAAAactgaatgaaaaaatttaaaataaatgtgcCGACGAAGTGTAATTGCACTTTCCTATTTAAAGGCGTATAGCGGCTATAGTTGCCAAACGTATGCTCCAAAATATGATCAGATACCTAAAAACATAATTCGCCTCGAGCAAAAGGAATGTTGTGATTAGTTAAAGATGCTACATTTAACTATTTTAGCTAGATGTATGTAATCGCGCTAGAACATTGATTTACCTCATGATATATTTAGAATTTGTTGAACACGCGCTATTTTAATGCACGCAGACAATCTAATTAGACTCTAATATTTGTGATTTTTCATATGTACGGTTTGTAAACTATTGCAATCTCAAATTTTATTCAAGCTCATGTTATGGTCGAATTTTTCATTCtatatattcaattatttttatttttaggattTACTGAAATTCAAAACAATGCAATGGATACTAATTGATACATATTGTTTCAGTTTATTGCAACGTTTTATAGAAAAGATACGTATTTGTTCAACCGTCGGTGGCTGATGAAGTGCGAAACAAATTAAACGAAAATGGTTGGTCAAGTATATGAGCATTGCGTTCAAATATTGATATACGAAGGACGAAAGTCCTATAAAATTGTTCTCATGCATTGAAAGAAAACAGAAATTTCGGGTCGCATAGGACTCGGAGGTAATTTGAAAAGAGTGGGCAGTAATTTTAACCATTCAGCATTTCCTTCCTTCTTAAATCGCTGTGAAAAGCACTTTTTCTCAGAAACAACAACATTCTTAAAAATGATGCATATATATATCCAATGAacataattaaattgaaaatgtttttgaatatttcccGTACTTTGTggtgttttcaaaaaattcccattcaaaaaatcgtaaaattgcCGGCgtttccgtagtatgtgcatcaagatggcggacaccggaacgtagtatatgtaccaggttagggctggggcataattttattctaattgttcttattttagttctattacaagttcggcgactagtcaagtgactcccgtatcatatgtacctgaaattatggcctaaccctaacctggtacacatactacgttccggtgtccgccatattggttcacatactagaTGAGTGCCAAATTGCCTAGTGGCGCAATTCACAGCAGTATAAAACACATGCTATTTATATCCTGTTTTCTTGCAATAAGATTTTAAAAACCAGATTCAAATATAGCAAGTAGGCGTTATCAATTATGATGCAAAAATTTCGCTAAGGtgaaaatttgattcaatttttgaaaaatacaaaaaagcaTACGCCCATTCTTTGTCTATAAAAGttgttcaatttttatcacATTTCATCATTCGTGTCTGGTTAGTCTGAGAATACAAAAGGAACAACgttttaataaaatttccaaAAGTTAACACATTCTTCAATCAGAATGAATATtggatattttaaaatactggTCTTATTTTCGGCAGTTTTTCTTGCTGAAACACTTGCTCTTTCTTTCATGGCTAAACCTGCCAATCAAGAAGGAAAATGTGAAGGTAAGATTGCAATATAAGTatttcaatttacaaatatcataGAACAAAAAACGTTgataaacaatatataatttttttctggcATTTGCACCTATTTTTAcattatttcaatttgttttagtTTGCAAGTCACCAGCTGCACCGGGAGGTTGCAGAGCTCTGAAACGTCGTTACTATTTTGATGCTCAAGAACAAACTTGCAAATTATTTGCTTATGGTGGCTGTGGGGGGAATGAAAATAGATTTATGTCAAAAGAAGAATGTATGAATTATTGCACTCCAGGtatgatatttttcattaattttttacaTTGAATAATAATCGGATAAACTTGGAAAATAAATAGTAAGAATGTTTACAATAAATTACTTGTATTATATAGTACAGGTTCGGCCAAACTTTTTGGCCGACGGGCCACATTTTGTtcactaataattgcgcgggccacttaacatagTAATtttgttctagttttgctacactgactaaaagttaatagaaaaataaaaaataaatcgcACCAAACTTTCTCAgtaataagaacaataaaaaaacgaagatacagtaaagtcaacaaaGCTTTTCTACACGTAGATattttagtgtgaagtttggcactgtttttcgctaacaagtttgtcaatatttgctgaaatggacgatgtagcaatgcgaagcgaattttcCACATGaatgtcagaaattagtgatctcacatGGGATTAGACATAGTCCATCTGTAAAAAAACTTGCTTGTACAAGTAAGTGCTGCCACATGATAAGGTCATTAAAACTGCCATTCTGTCCAAGTGTATAAGCTactatttatgtatcgatatcttccaGTTGGTTTCGAATCCaaatggcactcatggctcgtttgaaagggctagcagagcgaatttcaaaaaaatgaacaaattgtttgtatcaaAACTTTATATTACCTACATCACTCGGAAAATAGAggttttactcaattttttctcatttaattccgaaaatacagcgcgggccactcaaaACTtttcggcgggccacatgtggcccgtgggtcacgggttggacgaccctgataTAGTATTTTCTAGACTGTgtcatataaaaacaaaattttgaaggtttGTAATATGAAATCCCTTTCAGCCATGTAAAACTGTGAATAACAAAATTCACACTCACTTATAAAGCGACTGGACTTTCTATCTATACCAACATGAATTCTGTGTAAACAAATTGTGCACACAAAGAACACGAAGTGCTTTCAGAAATCCTTCAACatgattttgtttattttcagcAATATGTTTTCAACCAAAGCTTCCTGGTCCATGCAATTTCTATCGACCAAAATGGTATTACGATTCGAACGAATTCAAATGCAAGAAGTTCATATGGGGTGGATGTTtacctaattctaataattTCAATACTGAACAAGAATGTAGAAATAGATGTAGTAGTCAACTTGGAGATAACAGGTGAACATGAACTTTTTGCATACCACCAAACTTTTTATTCTTTCTATGATGAATTCAGTTTTAACCAGTTGTTCCCTTTCCTAAAGTGGAGATCATGTTCCGCTCGTTTTCTAAAAACTAATATCTGACGTCGAAAAGTTTCCAAGTTGCTACTTTTACTAGATTCTCAGCACATTAGTGAGGGTAATCACGATcacatcataatatatatatatattgtttctaTTTAATTAAGTAACTTAGAAATAatgtttttcataattttatcatgtttataatatatatatatatatgcattttaCAGTGATGAAACAGAGAAAACCCAAGTTGCTTCTCAAGTACATCGTCTGAGGTATAACAAAATATCACTAActtattataatttaaataaacttaaaatgtgtatttttgcaaaatagttttttacatattttcattttatttcgcTGCTTTAAGATAATTAATTTTGCGTTGCCTTTGAGaattacacaaaatattttaacaatataaTTAACATTTATAGGCAATTTTGAATTGTCACAAAATATAGAGGATACAAAATACTTGCAGCaagatttcaaaaacaaatgaaatataacaaatttaaaaaattaaatcctAATAAATCTTATTGTTTTTGCATCGCGAAAATGGCGCTGATACCAGTTGAGAacgtttaatttaaaaaattgaatccaTTGAAAAAGATGAAAAAGGTTTTTTACGCTGAGTTCCGGGTGTATAAATGAATATCAAACGTAATTTATTGTgataatgaataattttatttttagtgaaCCTGATGTAATAGTTGAATATCCTTCTACGGATTATAATTTGCATCGGTAAATACATTATTTGTTTCTGAATTATAATGTCTCgcagtaaaattttattaaaaatacattatgCATTTGtcgtgatttttttttatttcttttagatATGATAATTTTTGAACAACTATTCATTCTGAAATTGTGTAATATATTTCCggtttttaataatttacacttttgtgtttgaatttccaaatttgcgttcaaaaatattaaatatgaaaaaatgtaacataatgtatttttaattttcagaagACCACAAAGACcaacaaacaaatttttcaattattataggCAAAGATATCAACAAGATTTCTggaatcaattttattaaaattgtattattaattttgaactataatctgaataaaaaaaaaatatatatttgaaaaatttgaaaatgttctgAGAATTAGCATACgtagtttaaatttatattgtaaACATTAAGAATTAATTTAAACAATCTTTTCAGTTATTCTATACAGCTATAAACAAAATTTAGCAAAGATTTTTCGTTTTGGAAACGTTGAATATTTCATTGATTAACTATATCTCATAGGAAGATTTTTAATGCATATTCTGATATCTGTCTAGCTTGTGCATTATATGTTGAATTGAAAGTACTGTCTTGAGAGCTTTTATTTATCTGTGTGTTAAATACGTTtctgatttgaattttcaaCTATCAGTCACGCAGAAGTTGTTATTGAGTTACACATAGGAGATTTTGTGTGTTAGAATAAGAATCTAATTCCGAAAAACGGAATAGTCAGTGTAAAACATTCCATCTATTTGGGGGAAGACGTTTATAATCCCCAGCTGGAAACACAGACAGAACTACTCAGAGTAAGGGTCGCTGAGACCGGAGATCCAAtaatacaaattgaaaatatagttgaacgtataatttttattctgtCTATAAGCTATAATTactcaaattaaattaaatttttcctATAATAAGCacacaaaattaaccaaaaatggaACAGTCATATCATGCAGAATCTAACCAGTTGAATCAAGAATCACTTTTTTTACTACTAATTAGATTTTTACAAAAAAGCTTGATATATTCAATACACTGACTGTTTTCGTCCAATATTCGACAATAAATTTAATGTCAAGGCCTTAcaactatttcaatttttacggAAATTCACACATGTGATAAAAGTATAATGCACTTATTATAATATGTAATAAACAGAATGTAACATAGTGTAACATTCATTGCAAACTAACATATATTAATCAAGTCAACTTTTCATTGCGTTTGTGGAAATTCTGCAACAactattttatattcatataagTGATATGTATGtgaagaaaaataaacaatgttAATTAAAAGTGGCGTAGTGATTAAAACTTTTAGTATCAAAGTATCAGAACTTTGTCGTATAAGTTTTAGGTACGCCAAGTTCCATCCGGAAGTTGGTGCTTTGAAACAGTCACTGCAAAAAGatgtttaaaattatataattttgtggTAGATGTTTgctctcttttttaaattacacCAACgttgtgttttatattttttactcCAAACTACATAATggatttgtttttaaatgactGTGAACTGTATAGTTTCACAACGTCAAATGATGAAATCGTATGGTAGGGTTAAAATGGAGTACATATTATATGCAAGTACCGAACTAGTTGTGATAACCCTATTcagaaaaacatgtaacatgtGCACAACTAATGTTTTTGCGATATGGCCTGTAACTTGATATACAATTACAGTCCAAAATATGCACATACACCCAACTCAAATTCATATAGCGACATAGCCGTGTACATATGCAGTCAGTGTCACATGCTTAAACAGTCAAAACAATggaatatgcatatacagtcaaTGCCATAAATGAGCATATGCAGTCGAAATCATTGGCATATGCCACCACTGCCATATGCACATACTGTCAAAGACATATGTATATGCTGCCAACTCATATGGCATTGGATGTACGTGTATATGACACTGGTTGTATTTGCATATGATTTGGCTGGTTTGGCTATATCATTGGTTATCATTGGTTCGTTACATATGTGTAAGTTGGCTACTTATACATATAATGTTGATTTTTGTGTGCGATGTACATTACTTGAATGGctcgtaattttttcaaaatggctgtatatGTGTATTACATTGGGTGTATATGTTTGTCAACTAAATGTCAGTATATTCATTAGACATTGACTGAATATGCATATGGCATTAGGGCTATGGATATTTAtgcataattttgattttatttgtaTGTCACCAACCCCACTTCATTTTAGGCAGCCAAACAAACCATATCCTACTATTGAGTTTATGATCCTACAATGCAATCCAAATCATTTCATGTTTtaatgcaaaataaaataattcaaacaacAAATATATACATACTAGCATAGTTGGTATTGGTGAATTCATGTCCATATTCGGATATTTTTGGCGAAGCTTGACTtaaactaattaaaaaaaaaattcagcatTGAGAGCGGTAAAAGAGGCAAAACTTCATAGTTAGATGTATATTCAGCATAATAAAATACGGGGAGAATTTGCAAATTGTTATCAACTTATAActacagaaaaaaatataacgGATGTGATTGGTGTCTTTCTCCAAACTTGTAAACAATAATGCCAACTAGCTTCATCTGAGTCTTTAAGATAAGCCTGAATTTAGTTTTGTCTTTCCTGAAtaattcaaaaatgtatttggCTTATAAAGCGCTtgaataattatgaaaatattttaatattataaaatgtttCTAAAACAGCAAGAATAGGGTTATTTGTAAAATGCCAACGATTATTGTGGATACTAATGAATACGTTTAGTTTAGTTCACTGTGTTAATAGAAAGTCAAaatctatgtttttttttaatagacgTGAATTCGAAATACATAGATATACTGAAATAACTTTGTTATCATTTACCTTCTGCAGGTGACGACGAACAGCAAAATCAAAATCAGAACGTTGAATCCAAAAATAGTTGGCAGCATCCACGAATTCGTGTTGGTCTCTAAACATACCAAAAGACATTACTTTAAAAATACTTATCCGATACCAAATTGTTTATGCAATATGTGATTATAAACATGTGGTCAATTTTGTCATCAACAATATCATGATTATTGATCCCTTATGCAAAATGCATCTCCAGTTACGATTGCTGACCACATGTGATATGGTGGCAAATATAACGTCAGCTGGTTGTATAAGCAAattctttgaatattttgaatattaataaacaaaCTTGAAACATTTCTGGTTTACCAATTGATCGGCATACGTTGTCAAAATTTGATGAAGATTGTAGAACGGTTTTAACAATACGCACACAATGTATAAATTTGAGAAGTCTTAAAATAAGCAGTACTCTCTCACCTTGACAAGAAGAAGGTTGATCAAGTGCAAGGTCAGTGCTGTAAAATAGATTTtcattacaaaatttatttgtgcTTTTAGCATCAATAAACGCGTCCAAGAAATAGAACGGCGGTGGCAAATATTTTTCACTACGGTTGACAAATCTGACCTCACCTGAGTCACTGTAATTTATCTTTGATGTAATCATTGTAATGTAATCTTTTTTGTGTTTGattgtattaaaaatgtcatatatttacaaaaaaaaaattattttatgtctCATTTAAACATCCACTTGTAGTTGCAAATGTAaaagaatatattcaatatattgtTATTCGTGTATTATTATATTAGTTTTTGTACCCCGTTTGGCATAGGGGGCAGAAAATCGAGTCCTcgagaatattttttaaaaaaatcccaAACTTAAAACAAAAACTTGACATAAGATGAAATTGGCGagtaattcatttatttaaaaatttatatgaaaacaaGTACCTCAAGATTGATTCTTCTTGTATATTTGCAGACTTGAGTTTGTTTCCTGATCTGGTCAATGTTTGTGGGTGTACTAAATGCCAGAAGACAATTGGTTGTACTAATTGCTTATGTTTTGCAAATACAatttttgctattttcaaaTTACACAACAAAAATTGAATCTTCAAGTGAATCTTGATTAACTAATGCTTGAACTACTTTATATAAAGATACCCCTCTCAAAGAAGTGTAAAATAGGTAGAATAaatgttaaattatatattcttatattttcttacatattatattgtagtaatatatatattataatcaaaatgtAGCGACGTGCCACGATAGGCTCTTTAGTTTCATAATCTTCTTCAGATTTTAAAACAGTCAAACTatcttatttttcaatattatatcaAATCAATTTTGAGTAGTCTTTGAATAACTATGAATGTAATAATGATGCAAATGCATAAAAAACGACCTCTTATGTCTAAGTATCCTTTTATTCTTTTGACAGTATCGCCAACTTTGTTTTCAGCAAAGCATCTGTAACGTGAAGTATCTGTAGGTTGAGCTTTCTTG contains:
- the LOC120325864 gene encoding BPTI/Kunitz domain-containing protein-like — translated: MNIGYFKILVLFSAVFLAETLALSFMAKPANQEGKCEVCKSPAAPGGCRALKRRYYFDAQEQTCKLFAYGGCGGNENRFMSKEECMNYCTPAICFQPKLPGPCNFYRPKWYYDSNEFKCKKFIWGGCLPNSNNFNTEQECRNRCSSQLGDNSEPDVIVEYPSTDYNLHRRPQRPTNKFFNYYRQRYQQDFWNQFY